The following proteins are co-located in the Polymorphospora rubra genome:
- a CDS encoding lytic transglycosylase domain-containing protein gives MRTRARRTLVVLVAAVLAVAGCGGETAGGDPAGGEAPDIAAEVAQETGAPTESPTPPPHVQGFGAAPTPSASPTPSATKSARPKPTRKPPVEAKLPPAVPAPAPSGCKPKYVGTQATRAQAKAALTEAAGRTYWPTSAPGIRVPVNLVKAVAWQESGWQSNIIACDGGIGLMQVMPDTAAYVNMRFEKNYDVDDYRDNATLGANYLAWLIKYFGDVYFDGDYTLTYDGECASHTAPCLVNAVLAAYNFGYGKVDTADGLVIPNPRYVENVRALTTGCECLAF, from the coding sequence ATGCGGACACGGGCACGTCGCACACTGGTGGTGCTGGTCGCGGCCGTGCTGGCGGTGGCCGGCTGCGGCGGTGAGACCGCCGGCGGCGACCCGGCCGGGGGCGAAGCTCCCGACATCGCCGCGGAGGTGGCGCAGGAGACCGGCGCACCGACGGAGTCGCCCACCCCGCCGCCGCACGTGCAGGGGTTCGGTGCCGCGCCCACCCCCAGCGCCAGCCCGACGCCGAGCGCCACGAAGTCGGCCCGGCCGAAGCCGACCCGTAAGCCGCCGGTCGAGGCGAAGCTGCCGCCGGCCGTTCCCGCGCCCGCGCCCAGCGGTTGCAAGCCGAAGTACGTCGGTACGCAGGCCACCCGCGCCCAGGCGAAGGCGGCGCTGACCGAGGCGGCGGGGCGGACGTACTGGCCGACCTCGGCGCCGGGCATCCGGGTGCCGGTCAACCTGGTGAAGGCCGTCGCCTGGCAGGAGAGCGGCTGGCAGTCCAACATCATCGCCTGTGACGGCGGGATCGGCCTGATGCAGGTCATGCCGGACACCGCGGCGTACGTCAACATGCGGTTCGAGAAGAACTACGACGTCGACGACTACCGGGACAACGCGACGCTCGGCGCCAACTACCTGGCCTGGCTGATCAAGTACTTCGGCGACGTCTACTTCGACGGCGACTACACGCTGACGTACGACGGGGAATGTGCCAGCCACACCGCGCCGTGCCTGGTCAACGCGGTGCTGGCGGCATACAACTTCGGCTACGGCAAGGTCGACACCGCCGACGGTCTGGTGATCCCCAACCCCCGGTACGTCGAGAACGTGCGGGCGTTGACGACCGGCTGCGAGTGCCTGGCGTTCTAG
- a CDS encoding CocE/NonD family hydrolase, whose translation MISALAAGLAARLLRLPRERGRRIVHRAGLRVRARDGVKLLTDHYAPDLPAAPTVLIRTPYGRGLPTRILGRLLAGQGFHVVVQSCRGTFGSGGVFEPFAHERADGLDTVDWLRRQRWYTGGFGMFGISYQGFVQWALAPDAGPDLRAMVAVAAASTSRDSTYAGGAFSLDSVLTWVELIQAQRVPWLARQVELKRGQPGLVAGLAHLPLAEADRIATGAPVPFFQDWLRHHRPRAAYWRDRVFDTRITEVAAPVGMVTGWHDIFLPAQLADYARLRTAGRGPYLTVGPWTHGSPGLFAAAVREGVAWLRAHLAGEPAGLRAAPVRVHVGGGGGWRDLPRWPPPATPVAWHLQPGGGLDPAVPPPSTPDRFRYDPADPTPSSGGPLLVAQRAGTVDNRALEARPDVLTYTSAVLRVPVEVIGPVAAEIRVRGELPYFDVFVRLCDVDRRGRSRNVCDGLVRVVPDLFPTSDDGVVAVPVTLWPTAYRFATGHRLRVQVSGGAHPRYARNPGTGEPLGTAVVLRAGDREIHHDPEHPSVVLLPILEPR comes from the coding sequence ATGATCTCCGCGCTCGCGGCCGGTCTCGCCGCCCGCCTGCTGCGGCTGCCCCGGGAGCGCGGCCGCCGGATCGTCCACCGGGCCGGCCTGCGGGTCCGGGCCCGCGACGGGGTCAAGCTCCTCACCGACCACTACGCCCCGGACCTGCCGGCGGCGCCGACGGTCCTGATCCGGACCCCGTACGGGCGGGGACTGCCGACGCGGATACTCGGCCGGCTGCTGGCCGGGCAGGGCTTCCACGTGGTGGTGCAGTCGTGCCGGGGCACCTTCGGGTCCGGCGGGGTGTTCGAACCGTTCGCCCACGAGCGCGCCGACGGCCTGGACACCGTCGACTGGCTGCGCCGCCAGCGCTGGTACACGGGCGGGTTCGGCATGTTCGGCATCAGCTACCAGGGGTTCGTGCAGTGGGCGCTGGCCCCGGACGCCGGCCCCGACCTGCGCGCGATGGTCGCCGTCGCCGCCGCCTCGACCAGCCGCGACTCGACGTACGCCGGTGGGGCCTTCTCACTCGACAGCGTGCTGACCTGGGTGGAACTGATCCAGGCGCAGCGGGTGCCGTGGCTGGCCCGGCAGGTCGAACTGAAGCGGGGGCAGCCGGGACTGGTCGCCGGGCTGGCCCACCTCCCGCTGGCCGAGGCCGACCGGATCGCCACCGGCGCGCCGGTGCCGTTCTTCCAGGACTGGCTGCGGCACCACCGGCCGCGGGCCGCGTACTGGCGCGACCGGGTCTTCGACACCCGGATCACCGAGGTCGCCGCGCCGGTCGGCATGGTCACCGGCTGGCACGACATCTTCCTGCCGGCGCAGCTGGCCGACTACGCGCGGCTGCGGACGGCGGGCCGGGGGCCGTACCTGACGGTCGGGCCATGGACGCACGGCAGCCCGGGGCTGTTCGCGGCGGCCGTACGCGAGGGGGTGGCCTGGCTGCGCGCGCACCTGGCCGGCGAGCCGGCCGGTCTGCGCGCGGCACCGGTACGCGTCCACGTCGGCGGTGGCGGCGGCTGGCGCGACCTGCCGCGGTGGCCGCCGCCGGCGACGCCGGTGGCCTGGCACCTGCAACCGGGCGGCGGGCTGGACCCGGCCGTGCCGCCGCCGTCGACGCCGGACCGGTTCCGTTACGACCCGGCGGACCCGACACCCTCGTCGGGCGGACCGCTGCTGGTCGCCCAGCGGGCGGGCACCGTCGACAACCGCGCCCTGGAGGCCCGGCCGGACGTGCTCACCTACACCAGTGCCGTGCTGCGCGTGCCGGTCGAGGTGATCGGTCCGGTCGCGGCGGAGATCCGGGTACGCGGCGAGCTGCCGTACTTCGACGTCTTCGTCCGGCTGTGCGACGTGGACCGGCGCGGGCGGTCCCGGAACGTGTGCGACGGCCTGGTCCGGGTGGTGCCCGACCTGTTCCCGACCTCGGACGACGGGGTGGTGGCGGTGCCGGTGACACTGTGGCCGACGGCATACCGGTTCGCCACCGGCCACCGGCTGCGGGTGCAGGTCAGCGGCGGCGCCCATCCGCGCTACGCCCGCAACCCCGGCACCGGAGAACCGCTGGGTACGGCGGTCGTGCTGCGCGCCGGCGACCGCGAGATCCACCACGATCCGGAGCACCCGTCGGTGGTCCTGCTGCCGATCCTCGAACCGCGCTGA
- a CDS encoding HelD family protein, with protein sequence MLYQRLDAMRDHAAKRLARALRETGGTPQARSQRDTATAMYREQVAQFDAVENGLCFGRLDFDDDRTAHVGRIGIFDETHGHRPLLVDWRSDAARPFYLATAAAPHGVARRRHIRTSGRTVVHLDDEVLDLTAADPAGSTGLAGEATLFAALGAGRTGRMRDIVETIQAEQDQIIRSDVAGLLVVQGGPGTGKTAVALHRVAYLLYTHRRELSTRAVLVVGPNATFLNYISQVLPSLAETGVLLCTPGDLFPGVTARRDEPAEVAEIKGRPVMVDVLAAAVADRQRLPDEPVEINVEQDTLLLDPAAIAAARTRARRSGKLHNLARPMFDTEIIHALAAQLAAKIGADPLGGDNLLDEADIAEIRRELRREPEVLAVLDWLWPILTPQQLVAGLFASAARLAAAAPQLTAAERDLLRREPRGGWSPADVPLLDEAAELLGEDATVEAVLAERERQRQIEYAEGALEIAMGSRSIDVEDEAEPELLAATDLIDADRLADRHGYGEQLTAAQRAAVDRRWAFGHIVVDEAQELSPMAWRLLMRRAPNRSMTVVGDVAQTGDLGGTSSWAQVFEPYVADRWRLAELQVNYRTPAEIMSVAGRLLADIDPTLTPPRSVRETGVPPWATRTVPAELPARLVDAVSREAAAVADGRLGVIVPAARLAELGRAVATAVPDATAGDRSDLVDRVVVLTVRQAKGLEFDSVIVVEPAEIAAESPRGDSDLYVALTRATRRLGIVHGGELPAALADLADRPT encoded by the coding sequence ATGCTCTACCAGCGGCTCGACGCGATGCGCGACCACGCCGCGAAACGCCTGGCCAGGGCGCTGCGTGAAACCGGCGGTACGCCACAGGCCAGGTCGCAGCGCGACACCGCCACCGCCATGTACCGCGAGCAGGTGGCACAGTTCGACGCGGTCGAGAACGGGCTGTGTTTCGGCCGGCTCGATTTCGACGACGACCGCACCGCGCACGTCGGCCGGATCGGGATATTCGACGAGACCCACGGCCACCGGCCGCTGCTGGTCGACTGGCGGTCGGACGCCGCCCGGCCGTTCTACCTCGCCACCGCCGCCGCCCCGCACGGCGTGGCCCGCCGCCGGCACATCCGCACCAGTGGTCGTACCGTGGTGCACCTCGACGACGAGGTGCTCGACCTCACCGCCGCCGACCCGGCCGGCAGCACCGGACTGGCCGGCGAGGCGACCCTGTTCGCCGCGCTCGGTGCCGGCCGGACCGGGCGGATGCGCGACATCGTCGAGACGATCCAGGCCGAACAGGACCAGATCATCCGCTCCGACGTCGCCGGTCTGCTCGTCGTCCAGGGCGGCCCCGGCACCGGCAAGACCGCGGTCGCCCTGCACCGGGTCGCCTACCTGCTCTACACCCACCGCCGGGAACTCTCCACCCGCGCCGTCCTGGTCGTCGGACCCAACGCGACCTTCCTCAACTACATCTCCCAGGTGCTGCCGTCGCTGGCCGAGACCGGCGTGCTGCTGTGCACGCCCGGGGACCTCTTCCCCGGGGTGACCGCCCGCCGCGACGAACCCGCCGAGGTGGCCGAGATCAAGGGTCGGCCGGTGATGGTCGACGTACTCGCCGCGGCGGTCGCCGACCGGCAGCGGCTGCCCGACGAACCCGTCGAGATCAACGTCGAGCAGGACACCCTGCTGCTCGACCCGGCGGCCATCGCCGCCGCCCGGACCCGGGCCCGCCGTTCCGGCAAGCTGCACAACCTCGCCCGGCCGATGTTCGACACCGAGATCATCCACGCCCTCGCCGCCCAACTCGCCGCGAAGATCGGCGCCGACCCGCTCGGCGGCGACAACCTGCTCGACGAGGCCGACATCGCCGAGATCCGGCGCGAACTGCGGCGCGAGCCCGAGGTGCTCGCCGTACTCGACTGGTTGTGGCCGATCCTCACCCCGCAGCAACTCGTCGCCGGCCTGTTCGCCTCGGCCGCCCGGCTCGCCGCGGCCGCGCCGCAACTCACCGCCGCCGAGCGCGACCTGCTGCGCCGCGAACCGCGCGGCGGCTGGTCACCCGCTGACGTGCCGCTGCTCGACGAGGCCGCCGAACTCCTCGGCGAGGACGCCACCGTCGAGGCGGTCCTCGCCGAACGGGAACGGCAACGCCAGATCGAGTACGCCGAAGGCGCCCTGGAGATCGCGATGGGCTCCCGCTCGATCGACGTCGAGGACGAGGCCGAACCGGAGCTGCTCGCCGCCACCGACCTGATCGACGCCGACCGGCTCGCCGACCGTCACGGGTACGGCGAACAGCTGACCGCCGCCCAGCGCGCCGCCGTCGACCGCAGGTGGGCGTTCGGGCACATCGTCGTCGACGAGGCCCAGGAACTGTCCCCGATGGCCTGGCGTCTGCTGATGCGCCGCGCACCGAACCGGTCGATGACGGTGGTCGGCGACGTCGCGCAGACCGGCGACCTCGGCGGCACCTCGTCGTGGGCGCAGGTCTTCGAACCGTACGTCGCCGACCGTTGGCGGCTCGCCGAGCTGCAGGTCAACTACCGCACCCCGGCCGAGATCATGTCGGTGGCCGGGCGCCTGCTCGCCGACATCGACCCGACGCTCACCCCACCCCGGTCCGTACGCGAGACCGGCGTACCGCCGTGGGCCACCCGGACCGTACCGGCCGAACTGCCCGCGCGGCTCGTGGACGCGGTGTCCCGGGAGGCGGCCGCCGTCGCCGACGGCCGGCTCGGCGTGATCGTGCCCGCCGCGCGACTCGCCGAACTGGGCCGGGCGGTCGCCACGGCGGTTCCCGACGCGACCGCCGGCGACCGGTCCGACCTGGTCGACCGGGTCGTCGTGCTGACCGTACGCCAGGCCAAGGGCCTGGAGTTCGACTCGGTCATCGTCGTCGAACCGGCCGAGATCGCCGCCGAGTCGCCGCGCGGCGACAGCGATCTCTACGTGGCGCTGACCCGCGCCACCCGCCGGCTCGGGATCGTCCACGGTGGAGAGTTGCCGGCCGCTCTCGCGGACCTGGCCGATCGGCCGACCTGA
- a CDS encoding MMPL family transporter yields the protein MTARQVTSGRTDTETGDDPADPAGDHRPTRIGGRIGAIVSGRWSAWVVLLVAAVFSAAVILGGGQAYESTDPTAALPDTAESVQVAELQRQLPSGQLNPALVVYSRGGQPLTADDEAAIAADAAAFSAEAAGGQVSPPVFSPDRAAALLAVPLPADLDTDTTIATVERLRATAADGLPAGSTAQVSGGAGFTADIASSFDGANFRLLLVTVVVVALLLIVTYRSPWLWLVPLAVVGTADVVTNGLIAMLSRAIELPIDPSTTGIVDVLVFGAGTNYALLLIARYREELRRVDDRREAMRRSLSSAGPAIAASATTVCLSLLTLLTAVLGNDRAIGVAGAVGLAVAATYGLVVLPAALSVCGRGLFWPFVPRAGQADPARSGIWARVGGLVARRPRAVLAGSLAVLALLALGLSDARLGLSRTEQFRVQAESIDGLDTLARHFPAGSADPTSVIGNAGSEQPLLTAVQDTPGVASARVAERTAELVAIDVVLDAEPDSTASFDTIRELRERVDDVPAADALVGGTVASNLDTRDAAIRDLKVVVPLVLVVVLLVLIVLLRSLVAPLVLVTTVVATYFAALGAGNFLFTKVLDYAALDTSVPLLAFLFLVALGVDYNIFLATRAREEAFTLGTRKGMLTSLAVTGGVITSAGILLAAVFAVLGVLPLVTLTELGIIVGLGVLLDTLLVRTLLVPAIAVTVGRRFWWPSALARAKSD from the coding sequence ATGACAGCGCGACAGGTCACCTCCGGCCGGACGGACACCGAAACCGGCGACGACCCGGCGGACCCCGCCGGCGACCACCGGCCGACCAGGATCGGCGGCCGGATCGGCGCGATCGTCAGCGGCCGGTGGAGCGCCTGGGTGGTGCTGCTCGTCGCCGCCGTGTTCTCCGCCGCCGTCATCCTCGGTGGCGGCCAGGCCTACGAAAGCACCGACCCGACGGCCGCGCTGCCCGACACGGCCGAATCCGTCCAGGTCGCCGAACTCCAACGGCAGCTGCCGAGCGGCCAGCTCAACCCGGCTCTCGTCGTCTACTCCCGTGGCGGGCAGCCACTGACCGCCGACGACGAGGCCGCCATCGCCGCCGACGCCGCCGCGTTCAGCGCCGAGGCCGCCGGCGGCCAGGTCTCCCCGCCGGTGTTCTCCCCCGACCGGGCGGCCGCCCTGCTCGCCGTACCGCTGCCCGCCGACCTCGACACCGACACCACGATCGCCACCGTCGAACGGCTGCGCGCCACCGCCGCCGACGGCCTGCCCGCCGGGTCGACCGCGCAGGTCAGCGGCGGCGCCGGATTCACCGCCGACATCGCCTCCTCGTTCGACGGCGCCAACTTCCGGCTGCTGCTGGTCACCGTCGTCGTCGTCGCCCTGCTGCTGATCGTCACCTACCGCAGTCCCTGGCTGTGGCTCGTACCGCTGGCCGTCGTCGGCACCGCCGACGTGGTCACCAACGGCCTGATCGCCATGCTCAGCCGGGCGATCGAACTGCCGATCGACCCGTCGACCACCGGCATCGTCGACGTCCTCGTCTTCGGCGCCGGCACCAACTACGCCCTGCTGCTGATCGCCCGCTACCGCGAGGAGCTGCGCCGCGTCGACGACCGGCGCGAGGCGATGCGCCGCTCGCTGTCGTCGGCCGGACCGGCCATCGCCGCCAGCGCCACCACCGTCTGCCTGAGCCTGCTCACCCTGCTCACCGCCGTACTCGGCAACGACCGGGCGATCGGCGTCGCCGGCGCGGTCGGGCTCGCCGTCGCCGCCACGTACGGCCTGGTGGTGCTGCCCGCCGCACTGTCCGTCTGCGGCCGTGGCCTCTTCTGGCCGTTCGTGCCCCGCGCCGGGCAGGCCGACCCCGCCCGCTCCGGCATCTGGGCCCGCGTTGGCGGTCTCGTCGCCCGCCGCCCGCGCGCCGTGCTGGCCGGCTCCCTGGCCGTGCTCGCCCTCCTCGCCCTCGGCCTCAGCGACGCCCGGCTCGGCCTCAGCCGCACCGAACAGTTCCGGGTCCAGGCCGAATCGATCGACGGCCTCGACACCCTCGCCCGCCACTTCCCCGCCGGCTCCGCCGACCCGACCAGCGTCATCGGCAACGCCGGCAGCGAACAGCCACTCCTCACCGCCGTCCAGGACACCCCCGGCGTCGCCAGCGCCCGCGTCGCCGAACGCACCGCCGAGCTCGTCGCCATCGACGTCGTGCTGGACGCCGAACCGGACAGCACCGCCAGCTTCGACACGATCCGCGAACTGCGCGAGCGCGTCGACGACGTACCCGCCGCCGACGCGCTCGTCGGCGGCACCGTGGCCAGCAACCTCGACACCCGCGACGCCGCCATCCGCGACCTCAAGGTCGTCGTACCGCTGGTGCTGGTCGTCGTCCTGCTCGTCCTGATCGTGCTGCTGCGCTCACTGGTCGCCCCGCTGGTGCTGGTCACCACCGTCGTCGCGACCTATTTCGCGGCCCTGGGCGCCGGCAACTTCCTGTTCACCAAGGTCCTCGACTACGCCGCCCTGGACACCTCGGTGCCCCTGCTGGCGTTCCTGTTCCTGGTCGCGCTCGGCGTCGACTACAACATCTTCCTGGCCACCCGCGCCCGCGAGGAGGCGTTCACCCTCGGCACCCGCAAGGGCATGCTGACCTCGCTGGCCGTCACCGGCGGGGTGATCACCAGCGCCGGCATCCTGCTCGCGGCCGTGTTCGCCGTACTCGGCGTGCTCCCCCTGGTCACCCTCACCGAACTCGGGATCATCGTCGGCCTCGGGGTGCTGCTCGACACCCTGCTCGTCCGCACCCTGCTGGTGCCGGCCATCGCCGTCACCGTCGGTCGCCGATTCTGGTGGCCCAGCGCCCTCGCCCGCGCCAAGTCCGACTGA
- a CDS encoding DedA family protein, protein MHDLLMRLADLPPGLIYVVAAALVMGETALLLGLVVPAEGTLLLVGFLAYTGTLRLGPALVVVIAAAVVGDALAFRAGRRYGPRLRASGFGARVGEERWARADRMLGRMGGRGIAGARWVAFARTLVPRLAGSAGMSYRRFAPWNFVGVVSWVGGSVVVGYLAGESYAAVSHYLGQATAAVLLMLASLVAIVLAGRWLGRNPDPVRALLTRAGRLPVLRFAAHRSGALFARLTARVGSGWALVANLAAGLALLFVGGLVLAWAVSTVVDGSGLSGVDSAIAGWFAGHRTDGAVEVALALIGALRGSLLIAVVGMLALAHGWRTRAWRDDLVGVVGTVGAFVPPVLLAVVADLTILDESAGGGPLPAALLPGQNVVASASLCTLAWLLSRRAHWPAAVAAWTGAAVGVATIAGARLYVGWSTASETVTSVLLGVLWTVVFMIAWATRDRAVERPVGVGTGPAVDGGRVGGDGPVVGVPGPERLEPGSTGRLDAAAYRPARAADGLA, encoded by the coding sequence ATGCATGACCTTCTGATGCGGTTGGCGGACCTGCCGCCCGGGTTGATCTACGTGGTGGCGGCGGCCCTGGTGATGGGCGAGACCGCGCTGCTCCTCGGCCTGGTCGTGCCGGCCGAGGGGACGTTGCTGCTGGTCGGCTTCCTGGCCTACACCGGGACGTTGCGGCTCGGTCCGGCGCTGGTCGTCGTGATCGCCGCGGCGGTCGTCGGTGACGCGCTGGCGTTCCGCGCCGGCCGGCGGTACGGGCCGCGGCTGCGGGCCAGCGGCTTCGGTGCCCGGGTCGGCGAGGAGCGGTGGGCGCGGGCCGACCGGATGCTGGGTCGGATGGGCGGGCGGGGCATCGCCGGGGCACGGTGGGTGGCGTTCGCCCGTACGTTGGTGCCCCGGCTGGCCGGCAGTGCCGGCATGTCCTACCGGCGGTTCGCGCCGTGGAACTTCGTCGGCGTGGTGAGCTGGGTCGGCGGCTCGGTCGTCGTCGGCTATCTGGCGGGGGAGTCGTACGCGGCGGTTTCGCACTATCTGGGGCAGGCCACCGCGGCGGTGCTGTTGATGCTGGCGTCGCTCGTCGCGATCGTGCTCGCCGGCCGGTGGCTGGGTCGCAACCCCGACCCGGTGCGCGCCCTGCTGACCCGGGCCGGCCGGCTGCCGGTGCTGCGCTTCGCGGCGCACCGGTCCGGCGCCCTGTTCGCCCGGCTGACGGCGCGGGTCGGATCCGGGTGGGCGCTGGTGGCGAACCTCGCCGCCGGTCTCGCGCTGCTGTTCGTCGGCGGGCTGGTGCTGGCCTGGGCGGTGTCCACGGTGGTCGACGGCAGCGGTCTGTCCGGTGTGGACTCGGCCATCGCCGGCTGGTTCGCCGGACACCGCACCGACGGCGCCGTCGAGGTGGCGCTGGCGTTGATCGGCGCGCTGCGCGGCTCGCTCCTGATCGCGGTCGTCGGGATGCTGGCGCTGGCGCACGGCTGGCGGACCCGGGCGTGGCGCGACGACCTGGTCGGCGTGGTCGGTACGGTCGGCGCGTTCGTGCCGCCGGTCCTGCTCGCGGTGGTGGCCGACCTGACCATCCTGGACGAGTCGGCGGGGGGCGGCCCGCTGCCGGCGGCGCTGCTGCCCGGCCAGAACGTGGTGGCGTCGGCGAGCCTGTGCACGCTGGCGTGGCTGCTGTCCCGGCGGGCGCACTGGCCGGCGGCGGTGGCGGCGTGGACCGGGGCCGCGGTCGGGGTGGCGACGATCGCGGGCGCCCGGTTGTACGTCGGCTGGAGCACCGCCAGCGAGACGGTGACGTCGGTGCTGCTCGGGGTGTTGTGGACCGTGGTGTTCATGATCGCCTGGGCGACCCGCGACCGGGCGGTGGAGCGTCCGGTCGGCGTCGGCACCGGGCCGGCCGTGGACGGCGGGCGGGTCGGCGGCGACGGGCCGGTCGTCGGTGTCCCGGGCCCCGAGCGGCTCGAGCCCGGCAGCACGGGCCGCCTGGACGCCGCCGCGTACCGACCGGCGCGGGCCGCGGACGGCCTGGCCTGA
- the gsmA gene encoding sporangiospore maturation cell wall hydrolase GsmA: MRVATTTTVLIAGLSAILVVPAPAVARTGAPTATVRVDGSLNVRAGASTADRLVGTLRDGTRVTVTCQVYGEQVTGTQGRSANWNLLSSGRYVADAYLRWTPSRPAVAWCGGSSAAVPTVRTGGGPLNVRAGAGTGHARVGTIAEGSRLTVECQTWGQSVAGAVRRSNAWNRLSGGRFVADAYVTWNPAAPNLPWCGQAPPTVPTSDRNRFIQRIAEPARAGFRQYKVPASVTIAQAIQESGWGGSGLTRRDHNYFGIKCFGAPGPIAVGCRSYATTECEGNRCYDTTASFRAYRDATGSFADHGRFLNDNSRYRPAFAHSNDPDRFATEIHKAGYATSPTYATNLIRLMKQYDLYRYDR, translated from the coding sequence GTGCGCGTCGCGACCACGACCACGGTGCTCATCGCCGGCCTGTCGGCCATCCTCGTCGTACCCGCACCGGCCGTCGCGCGGACCGGCGCGCCGACCGCGACCGTACGCGTCGACGGGTCGCTCAACGTCCGCGCCGGCGCCTCGACCGCCGACCGCCTCGTCGGCACCCTGCGCGACGGCACCCGGGTCACCGTCACCTGCCAGGTCTACGGCGAACAGGTCACCGGCACCCAGGGCCGCTCGGCGAACTGGAACCTGCTTTCCAGCGGCCGGTACGTCGCCGACGCCTACCTCCGCTGGACCCCGTCGCGGCCGGCCGTGGCCTGGTGCGGCGGCAGCAGCGCCGCCGTACCCACGGTGCGCACCGGCGGCGGGCCGCTCAACGTGCGGGCCGGCGCCGGTACCGGCCACGCCCGCGTCGGCACGATCGCCGAGGGCAGCCGGCTGACCGTGGAGTGCCAGACCTGGGGCCAGTCGGTGGCCGGCGCGGTACGGCGCAGCAACGCCTGGAACCGGCTGTCGGGCGGCCGGTTCGTCGCCGACGCGTACGTCACCTGGAACCCCGCCGCCCCGAACCTGCCGTGGTGCGGCCAGGCGCCGCCGACCGTGCCGACCAGCGACCGCAACCGGTTCATCCAGCGGATCGCCGAGCCGGCCCGGGCCGGCTTCCGCCAGTACAAGGTGCCGGCGTCGGTCACCATCGCCCAGGCGATCCAGGAATCCGGCTGGGGCGGCAGCGGACTGACCCGCCGCGACCACAACTACTTCGGGATCAAGTGCTTCGGCGCACCGGGCCCGATCGCGGTCGGCTGCCGTTCGTACGCCACCACCGAGTGCGAGGGCAACCGGTGCTACGACACCACGGCCAGCTTCCGCGCCTACCGCGACGCCACCGGCTCGTTCGCCGACCACGGCCGGTTCCTCAACGACAACAGCCGCTACCGTCCCGCGTTCGCCCACAGCAATGACCCGGACCGCTTTGCCACCGAGATCCACAAAGCCGGGTACGCCACCTCGCCGACGTACGCCACGAACCTGATCAGGCTGATGAAGCAGTACGACCTCTACCGCTACGACCGGTGA
- a CDS encoding MarR family winged helix-turn-helix transcriptional regulator has product MYRPRGTRREILTADIATDLRRLTIDSEHVGHAFANLHGLGATDLQALIAVMDAEREGNPITPGRLGEHLNLSSGSVTALIDRLERAGHIRRDRDTVDRRKVFLRYADRGARVAMDFFRPLGWRTEGVMAGYTDDELTVVHRFMRDMAAMMRQHRDDVRAGRPTGPAPGSDAPDRAAPAGRPPG; this is encoded by the coding sequence ATGTACCGGCCGCGCGGCACACGGCGCGAGATCCTCACCGCGGACATCGCCACCGACCTGCGCCGACTCACCATCGACTCCGAGCACGTCGGGCACGCCTTCGCCAACCTCCACGGGCTCGGCGCCACCGATCTCCAGGCGCTCATCGCGGTGATGGACGCGGAGCGGGAGGGCAACCCGATCACCCCGGGCCGGCTCGGCGAGCACCTCAACCTGTCGTCCGGCTCGGTCACCGCCCTTATCGACCGGCTGGAACGCGCCGGCCACATCCGCCGCGACCGGGACACCGTCGACCGGCGCAAGGTCTTCCTCCGCTACGCCGACCGGGGCGCCCGCGTCGCGATGGACTTCTTCCGCCCGCTCGGCTGGCGCACGGAGGGGGTCATGGCCGGCTACACCGACGACGAGCTGACGGTCGTGCACCGGTTCATGCGGGACATGGCCGCGATGATGCGCCAGCACCGCGACGACGTACGCGCCGGCCGCCCCACCGGCCCCGCGCCCGGGAGCGACGCACCCGACCGGGCCGCCCCGGCCGGCCGACCACCGGGCTGA